The Streptomyces sp. NBC_00435 nucleotide sequence CGGGGTGGAGAGCCAGGCCGTCCGCTCCGCGATGTCCCGGCTCAAGAAGAAGGGCGTCCTGGAGCCGGAGCGCCGCGGCGCCACCGGCTACCGGCTCAGCCCCGCCGTCCACCCCGTCTTCGACGCGGGCGACCGGCGGATCTTCGCCAGCCTCGAACCCGCGGACCTCGCGGACGGCTGGGCCCTGGCGGTCTTCTCCGTGCCGGAGTCCGAGCGCTCCCACCGCTACCAGCTGCGCACCCGGCTGACCTGGCTCGGCTTCGGCAACATCGCCCCCGGCGTGTGGCTGGCGCCGGGCCGGCTCCTGGAGGACGCCCGCGACATGCTGGTGCGGCTCGGGCTGAGCGAGTACGTCCACCTGTTCGCGGCGGCCGACTACGCCGCGTTCAGCGATCTGCCCGGGGCGGTGAGCTCCTGGTGGGACTTCCCCGCGATCCAGGCCCAGTACGCGGCCTTCACCGCGGCTTACGCGCCGGTCGCCGCCCGGCTCGTGGGACAGGGCGGCGCCCCGGACCCCGCCGACGCCTTCCGTCACTACGTGCCGATGCTCACCGAGTGGCGCCGGCTGCCCTACCTCGACCCGGGCCTGCCCGCCGAACTGCTCCCGGCGGACTGGAACGCGGTGGGCGCCCGGCAGGTCTTCCAGCAGCTGCACGAGGTGCTCGCCGGACCGGGCCTGCGCCATGTGCGGAGCGTGACCGCTCCGGCGTAGGCCGTCCGGTCAGGACGACTCGCGGATCGCGAGCTCGTTCGGCATGACCACCGGCCCCCCGAGTTCACTACGACGGAGTACCCGCTGTCCCACACCGGGACGAGTTGCACCCCCCGCCAAGGAGCTGTCCAGTTACTGGATCCCGACCCTGTCCGAGCACGGCAGGGCCGTCGAACCCGAGGGCATGATCGTGTACAGCGGGTCCCGGCTGCCCGACCCCACGGCGACGGTGCCCTTCCCGCAGGGGTTCCGGACGATCGCGGGCAACGCCAAGGCGCAGGTGCCCACTCCGGCCGGCTCGGTCAACCAGTTCCTCTGCGCGGGCCAGGGCGGGGAGACCGGCCGCAGCGCCGACGGCAACTGGCCGGTGTCCGCGCCGACCGCCAAGCTCGTGTACCAGCTGGCCTTCCCCGCCTGCTGGGACGGCAAGCACCTCGACAGCCCCGACCACAAGTCGCACGTGCCGTACACCACCGTGGACGGCAAGTGCTCCGGCGCGTACCCGGTGGCGGAGTTCGACGGGCTCCTCTTCTCCTCCTTGCGCGCCCGCCTGCGCCAGTCCCTGCTGCTCCGCGCGGGCGAACGCGCCTCGGGCGGTGCCGGGGAGGCTCGAGGGCTCGCCACCGCGATGGAGAAGGCCGGGTCCGTGCAACTGGCCCTGCTCGACGGGCTCGACAGGCTCTACGGGGTGAAGGCGGTGGACTCCGGGAAAAGTTGAGAATTGTTCACTTTCCATTGACAGGGCGGGTCCGGGGACCTGAAAGTGCCGTGAACAGCACGCCCGGCAGCACGCCCCCGCACCCGTGCCGGGGATCCGCGCGCCCCGATCGAAGCGAGTCCGCATGACAGCGCCCGTACCCCGGTTCCCGGCCGGTTTCCTCTGGGGGGTCTCCGCCTCCGCCTTCCAGATCGAGGGCTCGCTCACGGCCGACGGCCGGGGCCCCTCCTCCTGGGACGCCTTCACCAGGGAGCGGGGGCGCGTCAAGGACGGTTCGCACGCGGAGGTGGCCACCGACCACTACCGCCGCTACCGCGAGGACGTGGCGCTGATGGGCGGCCTCGGCGTGGACGCCTACCGGTTCTCGGTGTCCTGGTCCCGTGTCCTGCCCGAGGGACGCGGGTCCGTGAACCGGGCGGGGCTGGACTTCTACGACCGGCTCGTCGACGAGCTGTGCGGCGCGGGGATCGCTCCGGTGCCCACCCTCTTCCACTGGGACACCCCGCTCGCCCTGGAGGAGCGGGGCGGCTGGCTGGAGCGCGACACCGCCGAGGGGTTCGCGGCGTACGCCTCGGTGGTCGCGGAGCGCCTCGCCGACCGCGTGCCCATGTGGATCACCATCAACGAGCCCGCCGAGG carries:
- a CDS encoding DUF1996 domain-containing protein; translated protein: MTTGPPSSLRRSTRCPTPGRVAPPAKELSSYWIPTLSEHGRAVEPEGMIVYSGSRLPDPTATVPFPQGFRTIAGNAKAQVPTPAGSVNQFLCAGQGGETGRSADGNWPVSAPTAKLVYQLAFPACWDGKHLDSPDHKSHVPYTTVDGKCSGAYPVAEFDGLLFSSLRARLRQSLLLRAGERASGGAGEARGLATAMEKAGSVQLALLDGLDRLYGVKAVDSGKS
- a CDS encoding PaaX family transcriptional regulator, with the translated sequence MSDSPLRPSSLISTVYGAFLRGDGGWISIADLITLMSELGVESQAVRSAMSRLKKKGVLEPERRGATGYRLSPAVHPVFDAGDRRIFASLEPADLADGWALAVFSVPESERSHRYQLRTRLTWLGFGNIAPGVWLAPGRLLEDARDMLVRLGLSEYVHLFAAADYAAFSDLPGAVSSWWDFPAIQAQYAAFTAAYAPVAARLVGQGGAPDPADAFRHYVPMLTEWRRLPYLDPGLPAELLPADWNAVGARQVFQQLHEVLAGPGLRHVRSVTAPA